The stretch of DNA CTTCATTGAAGAAGGCAAAATGCAATTCTTGCAATGTTCCCCTATTTACAAATACTGTAAATATGCATAGAAAATAGTTTCTAGTCAGTAAACACAATGGTAATGTTTAATGTGATTTATAGCTTATATCAAAGAGGAAATGAATACGGCTACAGTAGGCTAATATTTAACAACCTTTAGATTGTCAACATCTGTCAATATTGTTTATTCCTCTGCCATAGACATTTAATTTTTTACATGTATTCAAATGTAACCTACAAATGTCTTTCACTCAGGTTTGAAAAATCATGTGATCCATTCAGCTGATCAGATGCCATCATCCAAAATGGTGCAAATGCATTGGCCTCTTACCTGTTGTCCAGATAAGACAAGTATCTGCTGTATAATGCAGCTTTTAAGGTGAAAATCAATACTGAGAGGTTTCAAGTAAGTGAGTGCACCAGTGATGCATATTTTCCACATTGCACTGGATATCCTAGGCCTATTATAAATACATATTTAGGTCTTGTCATTAAGTGACATTTCCCAAATATGTATTAACAATGTATTAAAGAAATTCACAGCTGGTAGAATTAGTTGCTGGGTCTCCATTTTGATTAGCTCTGTTGAACAATTAGAACATTTGTATCACACAAAGCTTCATTTTACGCCCTCTATGAAAGGCTCATTTGTTCCAAATGGTTTGCATAAAATCTGAAAGCATGCCTCAGAATGGGATTCACACAATCAGAGAGGGCGTACAAACAGATTCCTGTGTAAGTGATTCACTTTTATTTTTTCTATTGTCAGAAGTAACACTAGGCACCTGCAAGCTGTATCTTAGTAAAAAAGTGATATAGATAAACCAACAATGTGAGTTCAGTCAACACAGCATAATTAGATATTTACATACAGGAATATTTATAAATTCAAAGAAAAGAGAGCATTCCCTAAGTCACATCTGTTATGTTTTTATATGCTTATATTTCTGCCAACAATTAAAGCAGACCTTTTTCTCCTTTCCTTGTTAGTGATATAAGAGTTCACACTATTTTACCTCATATAATATGCACATTAATGGTAAGGTTACATAAATACACTGTACATATGGTATTCTAGAGGATTAAGTTTTACATTCAAGTGTAATTGTCAGATTAGATTAGGGATTTCTGTTGTGGCTCAGATCACCTGAAGATATGTTGCTTTGAAGTCACTTCCTAGAGCATTTTTTGCATTGCATTTGTAAATCCCTGAGTTCATCAGCACTGGGTCTTGTATGACCAAGCTGCCCTCAACCGTCATGTGAATTCCTCCCTGTGCCGTGAAACGGTTTTTGGGAACAAGTGTGGTTCTTCCAGGTAGAGTCCATGTTATCTCAGGCTTTGGTATGCCTGCAGCGATGCAGTTAAGTGTTACTGATGAACCTCTGTGGACTCTAGTGATGGAAGGGGGTGCGTTTGTGATACTTGGAGGATACACCATAACTGCAACTGGGTATGACAACGCAGATGACCCAAATGTGTTGGTGGCCTTGCAGACGTAGGTTCCCCTGTCAAATGTGGCGACCTCTTTGAGTTGAAGTGTGCCGTTTGATAAAAATGTAATTCTCCCAATAACCTGGGGCTTGTCCAGGACCAGGCCGTTTGGTAGGGTCCATGTGATTGAGGCCTGTGGCCAGCCATCCACAGAGCACGGCAGGTTCAGAATTTGGCCAAACGTGATCTTCATGATCCCTGTTGTGCCTCGAATCACAGGCTTTCTTCCTGGTTCTAGAGCGTATCGCTTCTCTGCAGTCCCAGCCACGTTTTTCGCCAGACAACGGTAAACCCCTTTGTCAGCTGTCACTGGCTGGTCGATGCGCAACGTCCCGTTTCCTCTATAGTGAGTGAAGTGTTGATGTCTAGTGCCTGGCATCAGCGCTGTGCCATTTGGCAGGATCCAAACAAACTCTGGGTTTGGCTTACCGCGGGCAGGACACTCCAGAGTGACATCACTTCCATCTTGTTTTATTGGTAAAATCTCAATGTTCGGCATGGCGAAGCTTGGCTTCTCTGCTATGGATGCCACTTCAAGCTCAATTGCCAGGCTTGCTTCTCCCAAGTGATTTTTGGCcaaacacacatactgacccTCGTCTGTCTTCCTCACTCCACGTAGCTCTAGACTCCCATTCTTGTGGACTTGGAAGCGTCCTCCCAGGTAAGGTGTTGGCAGAGAGAGGCCGTAGGGTGCGGCCCAGGAAATGCGTGGCTCAGGCTTGCCCTCCGCTCTGCAGTCAAGCAGTGTTGTCTGATAAGATACTGCCAACACTTTCATGCTGCTTCTTCCACCTTGTTCATTGATGTGTGGCTCTCTTGGTTCTACTTGTATCTTAATGTTCTTGATgtcatccccagcagaactccttGCCACACAAGCATACTTCCCTTGGTCGGCCAAAGTCACCTTCTTTATCACCAAAGTCCCATCATCTAAGGTTTGGTATTTGGTTGAAGAGGATGTGATGACGTCATTGCTTGGGGAGAGCCACACAATGGTTGGTGGAGGCTCCCCAGTCGCCTGACACGTCATATAGGCAGACTCTCCGAGTCGGGCCGTGAGCAACAGCTGAGCCTTGGATGTGATTCGGGGGAAGTCAGGGCCTACTTTGATGCTCACCTTCATCTCATCCTCCCCCAGTTCATTCTTAGCATGGCATGTATAGTCCCCCTCATCCTTCTTTCCCATCTGCTGCAGCAACAGTGTTCCATTCCCGAAGATGACATAGCGGCGAGAACGGGTGCCGCTGTCGTCCGACTGTAGGGCATTGTTGATCATGGTTCCATCAGGGAGGCTCCAGGACACCTCTGGGTCAGGAAGGCCTGAGGCAACACAGTCCACCTGGAAGTTCTCCCCGGAGGTCACCCTCTTCTGAGCTGTGGCCAGATGTTCGATCTTAGGTGGCATCATGAGCACCTGCACCTGGAACAGCTCCATGTCCTCACCGTTGGGCCTCTGGAACATACACAGGTAGCTACCTCCGTCTTTTTCAGTCAGCTGCAGGATCCGTAAGGTCCCATTGGAGAACACGGTGACAGGTCTCTCAGGGCTGATTATGAAATAAATAGACACACAATATTAATGTTTTTAACAAGGGTTGGAACCAGTTCAGAGTACAGAACCAAAAACCAGAAAATAACAATTACTTGAAGAAAAGAACCCGAACCGAAaacgaaagtgatctatactgttccggaacagaactGTCATTTTAGTTAATAACAATAACATTATTTTATGTTACTGGCCATTTTTTCCAGTCCCACAAAAATCGCAACAAAGTGCTTCAAGGCAagcttcctccatcctctctcctaaCCATAAACATTTCTGTTGCATCTCACACCCTACACTGTGACTggcagcatagtgtgtgtgtttgtctttcattATGATTAAACCATGCTGTTATTACAAAATGCAATTTGCTCTTAATGACTTCACTATACAGATTAAGCCACTTACCCACTACACAGCAAACTCCTCTATCcccctgattggtgaagtaatttaatgtcgagctaaatgtaaaatatatatatatatatatatacacagtggggcaaaaaagtatttagtcagccaccaattgtgcaatttctcccacttaaaaagatgagagaggcctgtaattttcatcataggtacacttcaactatgacagacgaaatgagaaataaaatcctgaaaatcacattgtaggatttttaatgaatttatttgcaaattatggtggaaaatgagcatttggtcaataacaaaagtttatctcaatactttgttatataccctttgttggcaatgacagaggtcaaacgttttctgtaagtcttcacaaggttttcacacactgttgctggtattttggcccattcctccatgcagatctcctctagagcagtgatgttttggggctgttgctgggcaacacggactttcaactccctccaaagattttctatggggttgagatctggagactggctaggccactccaggaccttgaaatgcttcttacaaagccactccgtctttgcccgggcggtgtgtttgggatcattgtcatgctgaaagacccagccacgtttcatcttcaatgcccttgctgatggaaggaggttttcactcaaaatctcacgatacatggccccattcattctttcctttacacggatcagtcgtcctggtccctttgcagaacaacaaccccaaagcatgatgtttccacccccatgcttcacagtaggtatggtgttctttggatgcaactcagcattctttgtttttaccaaaaagttctattttggtttcatctgaccaaatgacattctcacaatcttcttctggatcatccaaatgctctctagcaaacttcagacggcctggacatgtactggcttaagcagggggacacgtctggcactgcaggatttgagtccctggcggcgtagtgtgttactgatggtaggctttgttactttggtcccagctctctgcaggtcattcactaggtccccccgtgtggttctgggatttttgctcaccgtgataattttgaccccacggggtgagatcttgcgtggagccccagatcgagggagattatcagtggtcttgtatgtctacCATTTCCTAATaaatgctcccacagttgatttcttcaaaccaagctgcttacctattgcagattcagtcttcccagcctggtgcaggtttctggtgtcctttgacagctctttggtcttggccatagtggagtttgtagtgtgactgtttaaggttgtggacaggtgtcttttatactgataataagttcaaacaggtgccattaatacaggtaacgagtggaggacagaggagcctcttaaagaagttgttacaggtctgtgagagccagacatcttgcttgtttgtaggtgaccaaatacttattttccaccatcatttgcaaataaattcataaaaaatcctacaatgtgattttctggatttttttccctcattttgtctgtcatagttgaagtgtacctatgatgaaaattaaaggcctctcatctttttaagtgggagaatttgcacaatcaTGGGTGGTACTGGTAACTAAAATTCACTCAAAAGGCACCCTGGGCAATATGAAAATAATGCTCAacaccttatttgcataaaataaggTGCTGAGTGTGTGTAATTCTTCAAAGAACCATCCCATTTAAGGTTCTTCAGATAACCTAAAATGGTTCTCTTATGGCATTGCTTTGGAGATccttatttttaaattttttaagaATGTAGTCTCTGACAGTGGCACCCATCAGGGTTTCTGACCCTGAGATCACAGGCTGGTTAACCTTGGTCAGGCTCCAGCAGATAGCTTGTTTTGAATTACACTAATTGTGTTTGAAAAAAATAATTGTGTTTGATTAAACCTCCCTGAAATTGAGGGCTGTAATAGAGTTGAGAAGTTCTTTATAAGGTCACTGGAGGGAAAGCGATTAGAATGATAGTACAGATCATTTAGCTTACTGAATAATTACAGCTATTCTTCAGATCTCTGATACCTAATCGATATCAGCACAGGGTATTATTATTATAGGAAAACTCCTATATAGGTTTGATTACTAGCATGGTGGAGTTACCTGTAGCGATGTTCCAGCAATGTTTTGGATGGTAGCTGCCACAGAGTGCCACGGGGAGTGCCAGTGGACTCTGGACAGTGCAGGTACACAGTGGAGCCATACATGGCTGTGACTCGGTGCTGTTGGGAGGGGTGGTGTGACAGTCGCAGGCTGGGGACCTCCTGCCTGGCCTTCAGGTACAGAACTCTCCTGGCCGCGCCCACTGCGTTGGTCACAGAGCACTCATACCTCCCCGAGTCTTCTGGAGAGATGTTCTTGATGTACAGCGTCCCATTGGGGAAGACAAACAGTCTCCTGCCGAGGATCTGGGAGGGTTTGACATGTACCCCTGCAGGGAGGGTCCACTTTAGCACGGGCGCAGGCTCTCCCTTGGCAGTGCAGTGGACGTACACACTTCTCCCTTCCTGGATGACGATGCTCTCCGAGGCCTCCTCATTGATGGTGGGCGGTAGCGCTGCCACGTGGATGTGAAAAGTCACTGTGTCAGCTCCGGCCGCATTGCTAGCGATACACCTATAGTCGCCTTTACTGGAGAAGTTAGCTGATTGGATCCTCAGGGTGCCGTTAGCCAGCAGAGAGGCTGACCTGTCAAGAGCTCCCACATCACGCACAAAGGTCCTGTCTGGAAGAATCCAGGAGATCTGAGCCTGGGGCTTGCCAGAGGCTACACAGTCTAAGCTTATAGCCTTCCCCAAATACACTGGGACCTCTCTGGAGTGGGGACCTATGATTTTGGGAGGCTGGGTCAGCACAGCCAGGGTAATGACCATTCGGTCCGAGCCAAATGTGTTCTGTGCCGTGCAGAGGTACTGGCCTCTGTCCTGTAGCTGAATGTTTTTAATCACAAAGGTGCCGTTCTTTACAACTTCAAATCTCTGTCCGTGTTTTGTGTTTGCTTGGACGGTAGCACCTGttgttgaaaagagagagaagcacatcATTGGTACTCTGGATTAGGCTTGCGTCCTAATGTTAATGCAGTGAATTATTTGAGTTTTTGTCAAGGGTCTCTCTGTCAAATATTACAGCATGAGTTGAGCACACTCAGGTGGTGCCATTTTGTTCATATATTATACAAatgtctttattttatttttatttcacctttattttaccaggtaggctagctgagaacatgttctcatttacaactgcgatctggccaagatgaagcaaagcagtgcgacacaaacaacaacacagagttacacatggagtaaacaaacacagtcaatactacaatagaaaaagtctatatacagtgtgtgcaaatgaggtaggataaggtaggtaaggcaataaataggccatagtggcgaaataattacaatatagcaattaaacactggagtgatagatgtgcagaagatgagtgtgcaagtagagatactggggtgcaaaggagcaaaaaaaataagaaaaataacagtatgtggatgaggtagttggatgggctatttacagatgggctatgtgcaggtgcagtgatccttgagctgctctgacagctggtgcttgaagttagtgagggagatttgagtctccagcttcagtgatttttgcagttagttccagtcattggcagcagagaactggaaggaaaggcggccaaatgaggaattggctttgggggtgaccagtaaaatatacctgctggagcacgtgctatgggtgagtgctgctatggtgaccaatgagctgagataaggcggggctttacctagcaaagaacTATCCTTACCTGAAACCAGtgtgtttggcgacgaatatgaagcgatggccagccaacgagagcatacaggtcgcagtggtgggttgtatatggggctttggtgacaaaacggatggcactgtgatagattgcatcccatttgctgagtaaagtgttggaggctaggtaggatagtccgttttacgagggtatgtttggcagcatgagtgaaggatgctttgtttgcgaaataggaagtcgattctagatttaattttggattggagatgcttaatgtgagtctggagggagagtttacagtctaaccagatacctatgtatttgtagttgttcacataagtcagaactgtccagagtagtgatgctggacgggcgagcaggtgctggtagcgatcggttgaagagcatgcatttagttttacttgcatttaagagcagttggaggcatggcattgaagctcgtctggatattagttaacacagtgtccaaaggggggccagaagaatacagaatagtgtcgtctgcgtagaggtggatcagagaatcagcaagagcgacatcattgatgtacacagagaagagagtcggcccgaagattgaaccctgtggcacccccatagagactgccagaggtccggacaacaggccctccgatttgacacactgaactctgtctgacaagtaattggtgaaccaggcgaggcagtcatttgagaaaccaaggctgttgagtctgctgataagaatgtgaagattgacagagtcgaaagccttggccagctcGATGAATACAgatgcacagtattgtctcttatcaatggcggttatgatatcgtttaggaccttgagcatggctgaggtgcacccatgaccagctcggaaaccagattgcatagcggagaaggtacggtgggattcgaaatggttggtgatctgtttgttaacttggctttcgaagaccttagaaaggcagggtaggatagatataggtctgtaggtctgtctaaTCCTTTGCAGCCTCAATTAGCCTATGCATATATTATTTCTGCTGCTCCTTGAATGTTAACAAGCTTGTAAAATATAGTATTTCTGTTGGATATTATTCTTTACAATGGTAAGCTCACAAGAACTTGAAGTCAAAATATTTATTCCATGCATTACAGAGAGTCTATACTGTAATTCCCTGCAGAGAGGCAATAATTGTTTCTACCCTACAAAGTCTTTCACAATAAAAGTGTTTAAATACCTGTGGAGACTTTAGTCCAGGAGAGCGCTGGCTGTGGGTCTCCTGATGCTTCACAGGGCAGCAGCACATCACCCTCAGCCAGGGCAGACACACTGACTGTGTTCACAGAACTGATCCTAGGCTTCACCCCACTACCCATCAAGTTGGGGAATGGCAGGGCCGTGCTCAGTCTCCTCTGGCCCCAGTGGCTGTAGTGCCAGCGGCTGCCGTACAGGACACTGGCTGTGGAGTAGGGCCTGTTGGTGGGCACGgggagggaggtggtggggggCACAGGCCAGTAGTTGTATGACGGAGTGGGAGGCTGGTAGTGAGGTCTAGGTGTAGGGTGACTGATCTTGGGCTTAGTTGTCACTCTCTTCCCTAGCTGTGAAATACGGTCCAGCTGAGCCTGTCTGTATCTGTTTCTGAGCTTGGAGAGCATTAAGAGGTCCTGCTGTCTGGTCCTGCTGGCTGGGCCTGGGATCCTGTGGGGTGGGTGGGAGGTCAGCGGGGCTGCCATGCCACTGCCCGGTGAAGCAGAGATGAACGCTGTGGGCCTGACAGTCTCAGCTGTGATTTCTGGTCGATTGGTGACCCCAACGCCCCGGCCCCCTGGGTGGGGGAAAAGCATGGGCCTCTCCGTAAAGAAAGGATGTGGCCCTGAACCATGAACTGAGGGCCACACTTGTAAGCGGCTATAAGGCCAATAGGGGGTGGGAGCGCGGGGTGGAGGGGTGGTTTGAACTCTCATTTGGACATTCTGTTGGTAGATCCAGGGGTGGATGGGGAGACTGGGACTGTCAGGTTTCATTTGAGAGtgatcctcctcctctttatacgagtttctgtgtgtgttcctcagaAAATCCTCCCGAGCAACACTGCCTTTTGCAACGGTTCTCAAATGTGTTTGTGTCTTATCTTGTGATTTTTTAGGAGTTGGATTTAGAAAATGTACTTTTGTTAAAGGGGTTTCTGGCTTGGCAGCTCCTTTATCTGAAACGTCAAGTTTAGTCAGTACGGGTGTTGCCATAGCAACCGTATCATGTGACAAATGAGGATTTAAATGAATGTTATAATTAATATCAGTGTgctttgttgctgttgttgttatcTTTGGGGATGTTTGCCTGTTTTGGGTAGTCTGTCTAATAACATCCTGTTTTTTTAAGTTCTCccatgtcctctcctgtccaggcACCTCAGTTGGGGGAGGTAGATTTTCTGCTGAGGTGATTGTCTCTGGTGTAGGCACATGCTCTCTGTTTGAAAGGTTAACTATACTAAGGTCTTTCATCTCTGGTGTTAATGATTTTATGTGAATGCTATCTGATTTGTCTGTAGCAGTGTTGGGATTAATGATCGGATCAACAGGCTCATTGTCATCATGTGTTGAAATAGTGGGTATGTGTTCTGTAATATTGTCCTCCATTTTAGAATTGTCTTTTTGCGATGCAGTAGATTCTTGTTTTTCCACTCTTGTTGCGGGTTGAGGGAGTGTCGTCTGTGGTTTGTgtgatgaggggagggagggtttcTGAGGTCGAACCCGTCTCTGTGGGGGTCTGCCCCGTCTGTAAGGGGGTCTTCGTCTGTTTGTCCAAATAGGATTGTTCTtctggttcactctctctctctccctccccacatgCTTGTCTTCTAGATGCATTGGTTGTGTGACGGATTGAGGAGCTTCTGTAACAGACAGATTTATGACCGAGTCTGAATCTGGGTTTggacctcctctacctctaccacggTTCACAAGTAATGCTTTCCCTCTTGGGGCCTGTTTTCTAGGTGGAGGACGTAAAGGTTCAGGTTGCTTTTCGGAAAAGTCCAATTCACCTTCTGTTTCTGTGTGGTGACTTGTTTTAGAATGGCTCTTGGTGGGCTTTTTAGTTGTGGTTGTTCTAGTAGTTGATGGAGgagcagtagtagttgttgttgttgtggtcgTGGTTGTTGTAGTTTTTCtcatggtagtggtagtaggagtagtagtggtagtaggagtagtagtgggTTTaggagtagtagtggtagtagtagtgtgtttaggagtagcagtggtagtagtgggtttaggagtagtggtagtagtagtagtgggtttaggagtagtagtggtagtagtagtgggtttaggagtagtagtagtagtgggtttaggagtagtagtggtagtagtagaagtagtgggtttaggagtagtagtggtagtagtagtagtagtgggtttaggagtagtagtagtggttttGGCTGTCATTGTCGTTGCTGTTTTTGTTGTTGGTGTAGTTGGTGGTGGTCTTGTAGGCGGTAGTGTCGGAGGTTTAGCATTAGCTTTGGCTAGGATCTCAGCCCAGCGGTTGGGGTCGAGCTCCTTGACAGACTTATTAGGTTTCCTCTTGTTATCCTTGATCCTCTTCCCTTTCATACCAGGGCGTAAAAACCCTCCAGGGTACCTCTGTTGTCCACCCACCCTCTTAGGAGACTGTGTAGCATGGGGGCCTTTTATCTCCTGGAACCCTGACCCCTCACCTTCATCCTCCTTACTCCCAAACAAAGGTGATTCTACTCTGGCTGTTTCAACACCAGGTGATTCTTTCTCGACCTCTTCTTTTGCATCCGAGTCTTTCTCCCCTGTAATGACCACGAGATGAGCCAACATGTCTACTCCATAGAGGTTAGCAGCCAAACAGCTGTACTCCCCAGCGTCCTCATGAGTTGTCTTTTTGATCACCAGGGATCCATTTTGATTGACGTAGACCCTCCCCTTTGGTTGCGACGGTTGTAGGATCTGATTTTTAGGGAGGTACCAGCGTGTCTCGCTAGGCTGTGCTGAGTTCACATAGCAGGGGAGTGAGAGGGACTCCCCGCTCTCCACTTCCATCTTCTTCCCATTTAGAGTGTTTGGACTGAGCAGGCGTTCTTTCACTGTCAACCTCACAGGCACCATGTCCACATCAGTCTCTGTGCGGACTAGACAGTGATACAGCCCAGTGTCAGACACACTAGCATTTCCAATGACCAGTCTGCCTCCCTCAGACACCAGCCGGGAATTAGATTCTTCCAGGATAGATAGATCTGGGAGCATCCACTCCACAGACTGTGATCCTGAACTGATAACTGTACACCCCAGACTGACCTCTGAACCCTCCAGCACAGATTGAACTCTCCCAGGGCTTCCTCTCTTTATTAGGGCCCAGGAGGAAGTCATATCCTCCTGCTCTCCCCTACCACTGATGTGCTTGGAGATGAATGTGGTAAAGTCCAGCACCAGTTTTTTCGTGGTGGTTTGCCGTCTGTTCAGCTGCAGGGTGACCCTTGGTTGGAGGAGCCACGTCGGTTCAGCCATTAAGTGTCCTTTGAGATCTGTAAAGTAAGGGGATTCCTCATTGTGTCCCTGGGAGTACTGAAACGTGACTCTGCTGGtgttctccctcctcatccccctctccaagAGAGCAGGGCTCTCGTAGTAGTAGGCCACCAGCCTCCAGAGGTTCTGCAGAGCGTCCCGTTCGATTTCACACTCCAGCAGGCTGACCAGGCTCACGTTGACCGCCACCTCCCCAGACGTCCGCTGGTTCTCCCATGTCAAGGAGGAGCTCTCGCTGGGCCGCCGGACATCGCAGGCCACGTGTGCTTTGTTCCCGTGGTTGTCGGTCAGGACGAATGTGAGGTGGCCCAGGGGACGTTCCAGGTCCCTGGTGTAGGGCAGGTCGGGCTCTGAGTCCGCATCGTCCCAGCCGGGGCTGTCCCACTGCTTCAGATCGGACACCAGAGTGGGCCGCTCACAGACCAGCTGGCCAGCAGACAGTCCCAGGACCTGGCTGCCATTTAAGGACTGAGGTGAGGAGCAGACAGCACAGCTCTCACCAGAGGCAGCGTCCCGCTCCTTCTTACACTTAATCactcctgacagagagagacagacagacagacagagagagtgagagagaaagagaaagaaagaaagaaagaaagaaagaaagaaagaaagaaagaaagaaagaaagaaagaaagaaagaaagaaagaaagaaagaaagaaagaaagaaagaaagaaagaaagaaagaaagaaagaaagaaagaggtgaGGGTGTCAGAATTGTCATTTTTCAGTTTGTTTACATTAATAAAGTTGGTTCAGAGAAAGTTACAGATTACTGCACGCTAATTAGAGCATTGTTTAGTGATCGAGTCATGCAACTATTTATAAATATTAGCAGTCCAACTGGGTCAGAGGAAACAGCACATAAACACTCACATTGATGTATTATACACATGGGCCCAATCATTGTTGTGAAGTGAATGACAAAtatgtatgtgttggagtgtATGGCAGACACTGGAGAAATATACAGCACAAACaactaaagagagagggagagggagagatgggagagagagatagggcagagagacagaaagagaaagagagagagacaggagagagagagggcagagagagaaagagagagagagggcaaagacagaaagagagagacagatcgacgggagagagagagagagaggtcagagagacaaagagatagatagagactggaaagagagagagagagaggcctcaccCTCATGTTTGTTGTTCCACTCTAGCAGCCACTGGAGATGGCAGTCACAGGTCCAAGGGTTGCCATGCAGGGAGAGCAGCTCCAGTTTGCTGAGGGGCATCAGGGTCCCAGGCTGGAGGTAGTGCAGCTGGTTGTCCGACAGGTGGAGGTGACGCAGCCCAGAGCTCCAGAAGTTccccaggagagagagggtgatgaagcTGTGTGGGTGGAGGTCCCTCAGCTTGTTGCCCTCTAGCTGTAGGAGTTTTAATGATGTTAGCCCACTGAAGGTGTACGGCTCGATGAAGTCTATGTTGTTGCGGTCCAAGTGGAGTC from Oncorhynchus kisutch isolate 150728-3 linkage group LG15, Okis_V2, whole genome shotgun sequence encodes:
- the si:ch211-159i8.4 gene encoding matrix-remodeling-associated protein 5, translating into MRKTTTTTTTTTTTTTAPPSTTRTTTTKKPTKSHSKTSHHTETEGELDFSEKQPEPLRPPPRKQAPRGKALLVNRGRGRGGPNPDSDSVINLSVTEAPQSVTQPMHLEDKHVGRERERVNQKNNPIWTNRRRPPYRRGRPPQRRVRPQKPSLPSSHKPQTTLPQPATRVEKQESTASQKDNSKMEDNITEHIPTISTHDDNEPVDPIINPNTATDKSDSIHIKSLTPEMKDLSIVNLSNREHVPTPETITSAENLPPPTEVPGQERTWENLKKQDVIRQTTQNRQTSPKITTTATKHTDINYNIHLNPHLSHDTVAMATPVLTKLDVSDKGAAKPETPLTKVHFLNPTPKKSQDKTQTHLRTVAKGSVAREDFLRNTHRNSYKEEEDHSQMKPDSPSLPIHPWIYQQNVQMRVQTTPPPRAPTPYWPYSRLQVWPSVHGSGPHPFFTERPMLFPHPGGRGVGVTNRPEITAETVRPTAFISASPGSGMAAPLTSHPPHRIPGPASRTRQQDLLMLSKLRNRYRQAQLDRISQLGKRVTTKPKISHPTPRPHYQPPTPSYNYWPVPPTTSLPVPTNRPYSTASVLYGSRWHYSHWGQRRLSTALPFPNLMGSGVKPRISSVNTVSVSALAEGDVLLPCEASGDPQPALSWTKVSTGATVQANTKHGQRFEVVKNGTFVIKNIQLQDRGQYLCTAQNTFGSDRMVITLAVLTQPPKIIGPHSREVPVYLGKAISLDCVASGKPQAQISWILPDRTFVRDVGALDRSASLLANGTLRIQSANFSSKGDYRCIASNAAGADTVTFHIHVAALPPTINEEASESIVIQEGRSVYVHCTAKGEPAPVLKWTLPAGVHVKPSQILGRRLFVFPNGTLYIKNISPEDSGRYECSVTNAVGAARRVLYLKARQEVPSLRLSHHPSQQHRVTAMYGSTVYLHCPESTGTPRGTLWQLPSKTLLEHRYSPERPVTVFSNGTLRILQLTEKDGGSYLCMFQRPNGEDMELFQVQVLMMPPKIEHLATAQKRVTSGENFQVDCVASGLPDPEVSWSLPDGTMINNALQSDDSGTRSRRYVIFGNGTLLLQQMGKKDEGDYTCHAKNELGEDEMKVSIKVGPDFPRITSKAQLLLTARLGESAYMTCQATGEPPPTIVWLSPSNDVITSSSTKYQTLDDGTLVIKKVTLADQGKYACVARSSAGDDIKNIKIQVEPREPHINEQGGRSSMKVLAVSYQTTLLDCRAEGKPEPRISWAAPYGLSLPTPYLGGRFQVHKNGSLELRGVRKTDEGQYVCLAKNHLGEASLAIELEVASIAEKPSFAMPNIEILPIKQDGSDVTLECPARGKPNPEFVWILPNGTALMPGTRHQHFTHYRGNGTLRIDQPVTADKGVYRCLAKNVAGTAEKRYALEPGRKPVIRGTTGIMKITFGQILNLPCSVDGWPQASITWTLPNGLVLDKPQVIGRITFLSNGTLQLKEVATFDRGTYVCKATNTFGSSALSYPVAVMVYPPSITNAPPSITRVHRGSSVTLNCIAAGIPKPEITWTLPGRTTLVPKNRFTAQGGIHMTVEGSLVIQDPVLMNSGIYKCNAKNALGSDFKATYLQVI